In Nematostella vectensis chromosome 11, jaNemVect1.1, whole genome shotgun sequence, a genomic segment contains:
- the LOC5518455 gene encoding lactadherin, with protein sequence HNKYLFCFSVLPCDASPCQNNGTCINSEDVSFTCTCLLGYTGSTCKKIDISFCRNTPVGLEKNDIIPDSRFTASSYYRDRRPEHGRLNNRNHWAAASESGYKYLQIDMIFLYTVCAVATQGTTSSDYNSWTTRYKLSFAVLNEMFSVYREDVFEKMFEGNKDKHTVQKNDLKIPTKARFIEFIPKEWIYWPVLRVEVYGIRLNY encoded by the exons CATAACAAATATCTCTTCTGTTTTTCAGTTCTACCGTGCGACGCCAGTCCATGTCAAAATAATGGCACCTGCATAAACTCTGAGGACGTAAGCTTTACATGCACCTGCCTCCTAGGCTACACTGGCAGCACTTGTAAGAAAATTG ACATATCCTTCTGCAGGAACACCCCTGTCGGCCTCGAGAAAAACGATATCATTCCGGACAGCAGATTCACCGCATCATCTTATTACAGAGACCGCCGTCCTGAACACGGACGGCTGAACAATAGGAACCACTGGGCGGCAGCATCAGAATCGGGTTACAAGTACCTTCAAATCGATATGATTTTCTTGTACACTGTCTGTGCGGTAGCGACTCAGGGTACCACTAGTAGTGATTATAATAGTTGGACTACCAGATACAAGCTTTCATTCGCGGTTTTGAATGAAATGTTTAGCGTCTACCGGGAGGATGTTTTTGAGAAG ATGTTCGAAGGAAACAAGGACAAGCATACTGTGCAAAAGAACGACCTCAAAATCCCGACCAAAGCAAGGTTTATCGAGTTCATTCCGAAAGAATGGATTTATTGGCCGGTATTGAGGGTTGAGGTCTACGGGATCAGACTGAATTACTAA